A genomic segment from Bacillota bacterium encodes:
- a CDS encoding stage 0 sporulation family protein — MARVVGVRFKRTGKIYYFDPGDLQIQPGSHVIVETARGIEFGEVVVGTKEVADSQIVAPLKKVVRQATGADAQQVRENEKKEKEAFDACKSKIAGHGLDMDLVDVEYTFDTSKIIFYFTADGRVDFRELVKDLAGHFKTRIELRQIGVRDETKLLGGIGPCGRPACCCTFLGEFQPVSIKMAKEQNLSLNPTKISGLCGRLMCCLRFECEHYEDAKAGLPEIGSRVTTVEGEGKIVSVNVLKNSVTVEIDSKAMEFPVEEVEVKKQDAGSGGPQAG; from the coding sequence GTGGCGAGAGTTGTTGGGGTGAGATTCAAGAGAACCGGCAAGATATACTATTTTGACCCCGGCGACCTGCAGATTCAGCCGGGGTCGCACGTGATAGTCGAGACCGCCCGCGGCATCGAGTTCGGGGAGGTCGTCGTGGGCACCAAGGAAGTGGCCGACTCGCAGATCGTCGCCCCGTTGAAGAAGGTCGTCAGGCAGGCGACGGGCGCCGATGCCCAGCAGGTCAGGGAGAATGAAAAGAAGGAGAAGGAGGCGTTCGACGCCTGCAAGTCCAAAATCGCCGGCCACGGCCTCGACATGGACCTGGTCGACGTGGAGTACACCTTCGATACCTCCAAGATCATCTTCTACTTCACCGCCGACGGGAGAGTGGACTTCCGCGAGCTGGTGAAGGACCTGGCCGGACATTTCAAGACCAGGATAGAGCTGAGGCAGATCGGCGTAAGAGACGAGACCAAGCTCCTCGGCGGGATCGGTCCGTGCGGGCGGCCCGCCTGCTGCTGCACATTCCTCGGGGAATTCCAGCCGGTCTCGATCAAGATGGCCAAGGAGCAGAACCTCTCCTTGAACCCAACCAAGATATCGGGGCTGTGCGGCAGGTTGATGTGCTGCCTCCGGTTTGAGTGCGAGCATTACGAGGATGCGAAGGCCGGCCTTCCGGAGATAGGTTCCCGCGTCACCACCGTCGAGGGGGAGGGCAAGATCGTATCGGTCAACGTCCTCAAGAACTCGGTGACAGTCGAGATCGACTCGAAGGCCATGGAGTTTCCGGTGGAAGAGGTAGAGGTCAAGAAGCAGGATGCCGGATCAGGTGGTCCTCAAGCCGGGTGA
- a CDS encoding aspartate aminotransferase family protein, producing the protein MSEAVIEAENKYATGLHKKRDLVLVRGSGARVWDSTGKEYVDCNAGHGVALVGHCNRRVVEAIQAQAERLVTCPETFYNDARAGLLSTLAEAVPAGLARFFLCNSGTEAVEAAIKFARLSTGRKEIVATMRGFHGRSMGALSATWEPKYRKPFEPLVPGFHHVPFGLPETIVEAVTEDTAAVILEVVQGEGGVHVAPPGYLEGVEEACRRKGALLIIDEVQTGFGRTGRMFACEHFDVDPDILCMSKAMGGGVPVAAVALGSRVGPLPVGVHGNTFGGNPLVCAAASAAIEFIEENDLPGRAIALGARFKARLESIKSPLIREVRGLGLMVGVELRQKNGPYLDALVKAGVLALPAGGTVIRFLPPLVIEPEDLEFAARALEGVLSNPPE; encoded by the coding sequence ATGAGCGAGGCGGTCATTGAAGCCGAGAACAAGTACGCGACGGGCCTTCACAAGAAGCGCGACCTCGTGCTGGTCCGGGGGTCGGGCGCCAGGGTGTGGGATTCAACGGGAAAGGAGTACGTCGACTGCAACGCCGGACACGGGGTCGCCCTGGTGGGCCACTGCAACAGGCGAGTGGTCGAAGCCATCCAGGCCCAGGCGGAGAGACTCGTGACTTGCCCCGAGACGTTCTACAACGACGCGCGCGCCGGCCTGCTCTCGACGCTGGCGGAGGCCGTCCCCGCGGGTCTTGCCAGGTTCTTCCTCTGCAATTCGGGGACGGAGGCGGTCGAGGCCGCCATCAAGTTCGCGAGGCTTTCCACGGGCAGGAAGGAAATCGTCGCCACGATGCGGGGATTCCACGGGCGCAGTATGGGCGCCCTGAGCGCCACGTGGGAACCCAAGTACCGCAAACCATTCGAGCCGCTCGTCCCGGGGTTCCACCACGTGCCGTTCGGTTTGCCAGAGACGATCGTGGAGGCAGTGACGGAGGACACCGCCGCGGTCATACTCGAGGTGGTCCAGGGGGAAGGCGGGGTACACGTCGCTCCACCGGGGTACCTCGAGGGCGTCGAGGAGGCCTGCCGCCGTAAGGGCGCGCTTCTCATCATCGACGAGGTACAGACCGGGTTCGGCAGGACGGGGCGGATGTTCGCGTGCGAACACTTCGACGTTGACCCCGATATCCTGTGTATGTCGAAGGCGATGGGAGGCGGGGTTCCGGTGGCCGCCGTCGCGCTGGGCTCCAGGGTTGGGCCTCTGCCCGTGGGGGTCCATGGGAATACCTTCGGGGGCAATCCCCTGGTATGCGCCGCCGCCAGCGCCGCCATTGAGTTCATCGAGGAGAACGACCTCCCCGGGAGGGCTATCGCGCTGGGCGCGCGGTTCAAGGCCAGGCTCGAATCCATCAAGTCGCCGCTGATACGAGAGGTGCGCGGCCTCGGCCTGATGGTCGGCGTCGAACTGAGGCAGAAGAACGGTCCTTACCTCGATGCGCTGGTCAAGGCCGGCGTGCTTGCGCTTCCCGCGGGGGGAACAGTCATCCGGTTCCTTCCGCCACTGGTAATAGAGCCGGAAGACCTCGAATTCGCCGCCCGCGCGCTCGAGGGGGTGCTATCGAATCCTCCCGAGTGA
- a CDS encoding dTMP kinase: MKGPLFVTFEGIDGSGKSSQIRWLCRRLREMGVEVVVTREPGGTRLGESIRSILLDPASGGMSLETEVLLYSASRAQHVADVIRPALGAGKVVICERYVDSTIAYQCFGGGCDPEAITTINRFATGGLMPDLTLLLDVDPGTGTKRRSCRAPDRIEGRAGEYHQKVREGYLAIARREPGRVKVVDASLDIRVVGEEILGIVRRVLTTKGMGA, from the coding sequence TTGAAGGGGCCCCTCTTCGTGACGTTCGAGGGAATAGACGGTTCGGGCAAGAGCAGCCAGATCAGGTGGCTCTGCAGGCGGCTCAGGGAGATGGGCGTGGAGGTTGTCGTGACGCGGGAGCCTGGCGGGACCAGGCTCGGCGAATCGATCCGGTCCATCTTGCTCGACCCGGCCAGCGGGGGGATGTCTCTCGAGACCGAGGTGCTCCTGTATTCGGCGTCCCGCGCGCAGCACGTCGCCGATGTCATAAGGCCGGCGCTGGGGGCGGGTAAAGTCGTAATATGCGAGCGCTACGTGGACTCGACAATCGCATACCAGTGCTTCGGGGGAGGGTGCGACCCGGAGGCGATAACCACCATCAACAGGTTCGCCACCGGGGGCCTGATGCCAGACCTGACCCTGCTCCTCGACGTTGACCCCGGAACCGGCACAAAAAGGCGGTCGTGCCGCGCGCCGGACAGGATCGAAGGAAGAGCAGGCGAATACCACCAGAAAGTCCGCGAGGGATACCTCGCCATTGCGAGGCGCGAGCCCGGCCGCGTCAAGGTCGTGGACGCCTCGCTCGACATCAGGGTCGTCGGGGAGGAGATACTGGGGATCGTCAGGCGCGTTCTCACTACGAAGGGGATGGGCGCATGA
- a CDS encoding [LysW]-lysine hydrolase, with protein sequence MCETYSPSGCEAAVAEYLVETMKSYGWRSYVDEAGNAVGEAGEGPRTLLFLGHIDTAPGFIPVRIEDGVLHGRGSVDAKGSLAAFISALARVTARASRLPGRVVVVGAVEEETDSSRGARHARAAFSPDWCVIGEPSGAHSVTLGYKGRLSAAVVVDGSVSHSASGRSTAAENAVGVWTRIREYCRAHSPGDSAFSRFDVSLRDIHCETDGFQETCRLALVFRLPPGAEPSAFSTALSSEFPEARYSFSGGVPAYRADKNNPLARAFVGAVRAVGGTPAFKLKTGTSDMNVVGHSWSCPIVAYGPGDSSLDHTPCERLPLEEYATAIEVCARVIESL encoded by the coding sequence ATGTGCGAGACCTACAGCCCGTCGGGCTGCGAGGCCGCGGTCGCGGAATACCTTGTCGAAACGATGAAGTCATACGGCTGGAGATCTTACGTCGACGAGGCGGGCAACGCCGTCGGCGAAGCGGGTGAAGGCCCCAGGACTCTCTTGTTCCTCGGCCACATCGACACGGCGCCGGGGTTCATCCCCGTGAGGATCGAGGACGGCGTGCTCCACGGACGAGGGTCGGTCGATGCCAAGGGAAGTCTGGCGGCGTTCATATCGGCTCTCGCGCGCGTAACCGCTCGCGCCAGCCGGCTGCCGGGTCGCGTGGTGGTCGTCGGCGCCGTGGAGGAAGAGACCGATTCGTCCCGCGGCGCGCGGCACGCGCGGGCTGCCTTCTCGCCGGACTGGTGCGTAATCGGCGAGCCGAGCGGCGCTCACTCGGTTACGCTCGGGTACAAGGGGCGGCTTTCGGCCGCTGTCGTGGTGGACGGCTCCGTCTCGCACTCGGCGTCCGGCAGGTCGACTGCAGCGGAGAACGCGGTCGGCGTGTGGACCCGGATAAGGGAATATTGCCGCGCGCATTCGCCCGGGGACAGCGCATTCAGTAGATTCGACGTCAGCCTGAGGGACATACACTGCGAGACCGACGGGTTCCAGGAAACGTGCCGGTTGGCGCTGGTGTTCAGACTTCCTCCGGGCGCCGAGCCGTCCGCGTTTTCGACCGCGCTGTCCTCCGAATTCCCTGAAGCGCGATACTCGTTCTCCGGGGGAGTCCCCGCCTATCGCGCGGACAAGAATAATCCGCTGGCCAGGGCGTTTGTCGGCGCGGTCCGCGCCGTGGGAGGCACTCCGGCGTTCAAGCTCAAGACGGGGACGTCCGACATGAATGTCGTCGGGCATTCGTGGTCGTGCCCCATCGTGGCGTACGGTCCGGGTGACTCCTCGCTCGACCACACGCCATGCGAACGCCTTCCGCTGGAGGAATACGCGACCGCCATCGAAGTGTGCGCCAGGGTTATCGAATCCCTGTGA
- the holB gene encoding DNA polymerase III subunit delta', protein MALNRVCGQAVARSLLNGIVRSGKVAHAYLFCGPDGTGKSLAAREFVKAVNCEKGESPGDACDTCSSCARIESGNHPDLIVIETDGQSIKIDQARAALKHIAYRPLEARSKAVIIKRADLMTAEAANCLLKGLEEPPGYCVFVLTAPGAASVLPTVASRCQVVPFSACTVEEVRSYLEYRHPGEESRCRAAAFWSGGVPGKGDLFFDEGFLKVRDAARAALENMKTLDVIGFAGEIGKDGAPLFLECLESLMRDMLVLGCGAPESLLANPDLREDLGRTLETWTPGGTARAFDQVTRTRAAVEANAARRLALEVMLLKLQADVLGGYN, encoded by the coding sequence GTGGCCCTCAACCGCGTTTGCGGCCAGGCCGTGGCCAGGTCGCTCTTGAATGGAATAGTGAGGTCGGGGAAGGTGGCGCACGCCTACCTTTTCTGCGGTCCCGACGGCACGGGAAAGAGCCTTGCGGCGCGGGAGTTCGTCAAGGCTGTGAACTGCGAAAAAGGCGAAAGCCCGGGTGACGCCTGCGACACGTGCAGCAGTTGCGCGAGGATCGAATCGGGCAACCACCCCGACTTGATAGTGATCGAGACGGACGGGCAGTCCATCAAGATAGACCAGGCGAGGGCGGCGCTGAAACACATCGCTTACAGGCCGCTCGAGGCGAGATCGAAGGCGGTCATTATCAAGCGGGCGGACCTGATGACCGCGGAGGCGGCGAACTGCCTGCTGAAAGGGCTCGAGGAGCCGCCTGGGTACTGCGTGTTCGTGCTGACCGCCCCGGGAGCGGCGTCAGTCTTGCCCACGGTGGCGTCTCGCTGCCAGGTCGTCCCGTTTTCGGCGTGCACGGTGGAAGAGGTGCGGTCGTACCTCGAGTACCGCCACCCGGGCGAGGAGTCGAGGTGCCGCGCCGCGGCGTTCTGGAGCGGAGGGGTACCGGGCAAGGGGGACCTGTTCTTCGACGAGGGGTTCCTCAAGGTGAGGGATGCCGCCCGCGCGGCGCTGGAGAATATGAAGACGCTCGACGTGATCGGGTTCGCCGGCGAGATCGGCAAGGACGGGGCGCCGTTATTCCTGGAATGCCTCGAATCGCTCATGCGTGACATGCTCGTGCTTGGTTGCGGAGCGCCGGAATCGCTCCTCGCCAACCCCGACCTTCGCGAGGATCTCGGCCGCACCCTGGAGACCTGGACACCCGGTGGGACGGCCCGGGCGTTCGACCAGGTCACGCGCACCCGGGCGGCGGTCGAGGCCAACGCCGCCAGGAGGCTCGCGCTGGAGGTCATGCTGCTGAAGTTGCAGGCGGACGTGCTTGGCGGCTATAATTGA
- a CDS encoding aminotransferase class I/II-fold pyridoxal phosphate-dependent enzyme has product MRLPLDQNRSPIVEALRHHVRRGYQRFHVPGHKGWRKAPPGLRMLSGDAVAAMDLTEVGDLDDLQRPEGVIGEAQALAAAAFGADESFFLVNGVTAGIHASIAACASGGRVLVPRNAHRSVVGALILAGAEPVWVMPEYDSSTGVAGGVAAAEVEARIASGPPVSAGVLVHPTYHGITGDTSEVVQLLHARGVPVIADEAHGAHFYFGRGFPATALACGSDAGIAGCHKTAGAFTQGAVLNVRGRLVDVERLRAWLRVVQTTSPSYILMASIDSARQLMATRGREHLSEALDLAEDARRRISERTAFTCPGDEWTGRPGFRGLDRAKLTVITGGAGLDGRTVARTLQDEHGIMVEFAQPQGILAIVTYADDPAGVRRLVAALEVISRRAPRGNGGIVQPELPRIPAQAMPPRRAFLSRSQWTDLETARGRVAADIVAVYPPGIPVLCPGEIVEDRVVEYVRQSCLGGYHVHGVARCGESGSDENCGGRGYRIMVRVVCDS; this is encoded by the coding sequence TTGAGGTTACCCCTTGATCAGAACAGGTCCCCTATCGTTGAAGCCTTACGTCACCACGTCCGCCGCGGGTACCAGCGTTTTCACGTACCCGGGCACAAGGGCTGGCGAAAAGCGCCGCCTGGTCTTCGCATGTTGTCGGGTGATGCTGTCGCCGCGATGGACCTCACCGAAGTAGGCGATCTCGATGACCTTCAACGACCCGAGGGTGTCATCGGGGAGGCGCAGGCGCTTGCGGCTGCCGCGTTCGGAGCGGATGAATCATTTTTCCTCGTCAACGGGGTCACCGCCGGTATTCACGCCTCGATCGCGGCGTGCGCATCCGGTGGGAGAGTGCTGGTACCCCGCAACGCCCACCGGTCTGTTGTCGGAGCCCTGATACTGGCCGGCGCGGAGCCCGTGTGGGTGATGCCGGAATACGACTCCTCCACGGGTGTGGCCGGCGGGGTCGCGGCCGCGGAAGTCGAGGCACGGATCGCCTCGGGTCCTCCGGTTTCGGCGGGTGTCCTCGTCCACCCCACGTACCACGGCATAACCGGCGATACCTCGGAGGTAGTCCAGTTACTACACGCGCGTGGTGTGCCCGTCATTGCCGACGAAGCCCACGGCGCGCACTTCTACTTCGGCAGGGGGTTCCCCGCGACGGCGCTCGCGTGCGGTTCGGACGCCGGTATCGCGGGGTGTCACAAGACCGCGGGGGCCTTCACGCAGGGGGCGGTGCTCAACGTGCGGGGCCGGCTTGTCGACGTCGAGAGGCTCCGCGCCTGGCTGCGGGTCGTGCAGACCACCAGCCCCTCGTACATCCTGATGGCGTCGATCGATTCGGCGCGGCAACTGATGGCCACGCGCGGGCGCGAACACCTGAGTGAGGCGCTGGACCTGGCTGAGGATGCCCGCAGGCGGATCTCCGAGAGGACGGCGTTCACGTGCCCGGGGGACGAGTGGACTGGGAGGCCCGGCTTCCGCGGGCTGGACCGGGCGAAACTCACGGTGATCACGGGCGGGGCCGGATTGGACGGGCGAACCGTCGCCCGCACGCTGCAGGACGAGCACGGGATAATGGTGGAGTTCGCGCAACCCCAGGGCATCCTGGCGATAGTCACGTACGCTGATGACCCGGCAGGGGTGCGACGGTTAGTGGCGGCCCTCGAGGTGATCTCGCGGCGCGCGCCGCGCGGGAACGGCGGGATCGTCCAACCGGAGTTGCCCCGGATTCCGGCGCAGGCGATGCCCCCGAGGCGGGCGTTCCTTTCCCGTTCGCAATGGACGGACCTGGAAACCGCCAGGGGGAGGGTGGCGGCGGATATCGTCGCCGTGTACCCGCCCGGCATTCCAGTGCTATGCCCCGGCGAAATAGTCGAGGACCGGGTTGTGGAGTACGTCAGGCAGTCGTGTCTTGGTGGCTACCACGTGCACGGGGTTGCGCGGTGCGGCGAAAGTGGGAGCGACGAGAACTGCGGGGGCCGCGGTTATAGGATAATGGTCAGGGTCGTGTGCGATTCCTGA
- a CDS encoding [LysW]-aminoadipate kinase, translated as MSPSDDHGVDLVVKIGGARGISFEGLAEDIAAMLREGRRIVVVHGGSSEATDLGSRLGMTPEFITSPSGNVSRRSDRRTIEVLMMACAGKINKTLVEALQARGVNALGITGLDGRLLAGSRKKAVRSVHDGKVVVIRDDFGGKVEEVNAGLLRLLLDAGYVPAIGPLALGREGEALNVDADRVAAAVASAAQAKTLIILSNVPGLLKDPRDPSTLIRRIPRGSIGEYGQYAAGRMKKKVLAAREALSGGVERVVISDARSREPLKGALAGEGTVIE; from the coding sequence ATGTCACCCTCAGACGACCACGGCGTTGATCTCGTCGTGAAGATCGGTGGAGCGCGGGGCATCTCGTTCGAGGGCCTCGCGGAGGACATCGCCGCGATGCTCCGCGAAGGCCGGAGAATCGTGGTCGTGCACGGGGGCTCCAGCGAAGCCACGGACCTTGGGTCGCGTCTCGGGATGACCCCCGAGTTCATCACGTCACCCTCAGGCAACGTGAGCAGGCGCAGCGATCGCAGGACCATCGAGGTGCTGATGATGGCCTGCGCCGGCAAGATCAACAAGACGCTTGTCGAGGCGCTCCAGGCACGGGGTGTGAACGCCCTCGGTATCACGGGGCTTGACGGGCGCCTGCTGGCCGGTTCTCGGAAGAAGGCGGTCAGGAGCGTCCACGACGGAAAGGTCGTGGTGATAAGGGACGACTTCGGAGGCAAGGTCGAAGAGGTCAATGCGGGCCTTCTCCGGCTGCTCCTCGACGCCGGGTACGTTCCCGCGATCGGACCCCTCGCGTTGGGTCGAGAGGGCGAGGCTCTCAACGTGGACGCGGACCGCGTCGCGGCGGCGGTGGCCTCGGCCGCGCAGGCGAAGACCCTGATAATCCTGTCCAACGTGCCAGGCCTTCTCAAGGACCCCCGCGACCCGTCCACGCTCATACGCAGGATTCCCAGGGGATCAATCGGGGAGTACGGACAGTACGCCGCCGGCCGGATGAAGAAGAAGGTCCTGGCGGCGCGCGAGGCGTTGTCGGGTGGGGTCGAACGGGTCGTCATATCGGATGCGCGCTCGCGCGAACCACTTAAAGGGGCGCTTGCGGGCGAGGGGACGGTGATCGAATGA
- a CDS encoding N-acetyl-gamma-glutamyl-phosphate reductase, giving the protein MTVSIAGGSGYAGGEVLRILLGHPRVDVKQVTSERLAGKYVTSAHPNLRKRCGLQFCSINDLQPCDLIIMALPHGEGLKHIERLMTLAAGLIDLSADFRLKDPSVYPRWYGFEHPLPDYLKRFVYGVPELHREEIRGATLVCGAGCFATATILALRPIFKHGLARDDAAIVDGKLASSGGGREPGITSHHPERSGGIRPHEPTMHRHTAEVVQEAGVNRVHLTTTSVDAVRGILVTCHVFVRDGVTEKDVWRAYRQEYGEEPFVRIVKERHGPYRYPDPRILAGSNFCDIGFELDPGSNRLVIMSAIDNLVKGAAGNGVQAMNLMFGFDETEGLGFPGLHP; this is encoded by the coding sequence ATAACCGTATCGATAGCGGGGGGGTCCGGTTACGCCGGAGGGGAGGTGCTGCGGATACTCCTCGGACACCCGCGGGTGGATGTCAAGCAGGTGACCTCGGAGCGCCTCGCGGGGAAGTACGTGACGTCGGCCCACCCTAACCTGCGAAAGCGCTGTGGGCTGCAATTCTGCAGCATCAACGACCTTCAGCCGTGCGACCTGATCATTATGGCGCTGCCACACGGCGAGGGGCTGAAGCACATCGAGCGACTCATGACTCTCGCGGCGGGGCTGATCGACCTCTCGGCCGACTTTCGCCTGAAAGACCCCTCGGTGTACCCCAGATGGTATGGATTCGAGCACCCGCTTCCGGACTACTTGAAGCGGTTCGTGTACGGCGTCCCGGAACTGCACAGGGAAGAAATCCGGGGAGCCACGCTGGTGTGTGGGGCAGGATGCTTCGCTACGGCGACCATCCTGGCGTTAAGGCCCATATTCAAGCATGGTCTCGCCAGGGACGACGCTGCGATCGTCGATGGGAAACTCGCGTCGTCCGGTGGCGGCAGGGAGCCGGGAATAACCTCGCACCATCCGGAGCGTTCGGGCGGGATCCGCCCTCACGAGCCCACGATGCACAGGCACACGGCCGAGGTCGTGCAGGAGGCCGGCGTGAACCGGGTCCACCTCACCACGACCTCGGTCGACGCAGTGCGCGGGATTCTGGTGACGTGCCACGTCTTCGTGAGGGATGGGGTGACCGAGAAGGACGTGTGGCGCGCTTACCGCCAGGAATACGGAGAGGAGCCGTTCGTCCGGATCGTCAAGGAGCGCCATGGCCCTTACAGGTACCCGGATCCGAGGATACTCGCCGGTTCGAACTTCTGCGACATCGGGTTCGAGCTCGATCCCGGCTCGAACCGGCTCGTAATAATGTCCGCCATCGACAACCTGGTGAAAGGGGCGGCGGGCAACGGTGTGCAGGCCATGAACCTGATGTTCGGGTTCGACGAGACGGAAGGGCTCGGGTTTCCCGGCCTGCATCCATAG
- a CDS encoding D-aminoacylase, translated as MYDGTGRPPFRADVLVARGKIAAIRPARVESSAASDSCEPGGSYPAPGRINAAGLAVCPGFIDIHSHSDKSLLINPLAESKVRQGVTTEVIGNCGYSLAPLTDRNRGAMLGEFERHSLDAGWATPGEYLAALEVAGISVNVLALVGHGAVRSAVMGYEMRRPSESEMESMKALVRQALDEGFVGISSGLIYPPGAYATTGELVELAREAARHGGFYASHIRGEREQVVDAVAEAIEIGRSSGAAVQISHHKAAGRPNWGKVSETLAMIERARNEGLDVTADQYPYTASATSLSAVLPGWVHAGGREAALARLRDPAVRARIEAEVEAREGAMRGWDEICITAVSSEGNRDLVGRFITGIAGERGQSPAVAVVSVLLEERMSADMIRFSISEEGVREVMKRPFVMVGSDGTALAPYGPLSRDRPHPRSYGTFPRVLGRYAVRERVIPLEEAIRKMTSLPAARLGLRHRGLIREGYAADVVVFDPAAVIDTATFEHPASYPEGIEYVVVNGKVTVARGSHLGERNGMVLGHSGR; from the coding sequence GTGTATGACGGGACGGGCCGGCCCCCGTTTCGAGCCGACGTGTTGGTTGCCCGGGGCAAGATCGCCGCGATCAGACCTGCTCGCGTCGAGAGCTCCGCGGCCTCTGACTCCTGTGAGCCCGGCGGGTCGTACCCGGCCCCGGGCAGGATAAATGCAGCCGGGCTCGCCGTGTGCCCCGGATTCATCGATATTCACTCCCACTCGGACAAGAGCCTGCTCATTAACCCGCTCGCGGAGAGCAAGGTCAGACAGGGCGTAACCACCGAGGTGATCGGCAACTGCGGCTATTCCCTGGCCCCGCTGACAGACAGGAACCGCGGGGCAATGCTGGGTGAATTCGAAAGGCATTCGCTTGACGCGGGATGGGCGACTCCCGGGGAGTACCTCGCCGCGCTGGAGGTGGCCGGGATCTCCGTAAACGTCCTGGCGCTCGTGGGCCACGGCGCGGTGCGGTCGGCCGTCATGGGTTACGAAATGAGACGACCTTCGGAATCCGAGATGGAATCGATGAAAGCCCTTGTCCGCCAGGCGCTGGACGAGGGGTTTGTGGGGATATCCTCGGGGCTGATATACCCGCCGGGGGCGTACGCGACCACCGGCGAGCTGGTCGAACTCGCGCGAGAAGCGGCCCGCCACGGCGGGTTCTACGCTTCGCACATCAGGGGTGAGAGGGAGCAGGTCGTCGACGCGGTCGCCGAGGCGATCGAGATAGGGCGCTCGTCGGGGGCCGCCGTCCAGATTTCCCACCACAAGGCGGCGGGCAGACCGAACTGGGGGAAGGTCTCCGAAACGCTGGCGATGATCGAGAGGGCGAGGAACGAGGGGCTGGACGTCACCGCGGACCAGTACCCGTACACCGCATCGGCTACTTCGCTGTCGGCCGTGTTACCTGGCTGGGTTCACGCGGGCGGCCGCGAGGCAGCGCTCGCCCGGCTCCGTGACCCCGCGGTCAGGGCCAGGATCGAGGCCGAGGTCGAGGCCCGCGAGGGCGCGATGCGGGGCTGGGACGAGATCTGCATCACTGCGGTCTCGAGCGAGGGTAACAGAGACCTCGTCGGGCGGTTCATCACCGGGATAGCCGGGGAGAGAGGGCAGAGCCCGGCCGTCGCAGTCGTGTCCGTCCTTCTCGAGGAGCGCATGAGCGCCGACATGATCAGGTTCAGCATCAGCGAGGAAGGCGTCCGCGAGGTCATGAAGCGGCCGTTCGTGATGGTGGGGAGCGACGGGACGGCCCTCGCGCCGTACGGCCCCCTCAGCCGCGACCGCCCCCACCCGAGGAGCTACGGTACGTTCCCAAGGGTACTCGGGCGGTATGCCGTGCGCGAGCGCGTCATACCGCTGGAGGAGGCGATCCGAAAGATGACGTCTCTTCCGGCCGCCAGGTTGGGGCTGCGACACCGCGGCCTGATCCGCGAGGGGTACGCCGCCGACGTGGTTGTGTTCGACCCCGCGGCGGTGATCGACACCGCA
- the rsmI gene encoding 16S rRNA (cytidine(1402)-2'-O)-methyltransferase: MSVGSGVLYLVGTPIGNLEDMTPRAVRVLGEVDVIAAEDTRRTMALCNHFGIRKRVISYHEHNKETSGERIVSMILSGAAVALVSDAGMPGFSDPGCELVDRCHDAGIKVVPVPGPNAAVTALVCSGFRAQGFVFEGFLPRQRRRRLEALERYGRDPRAVVVYESPQRVAATLNDIATALGDRQLVVARELTKLHEEIIRARAGEAASRVGTSPIGEFVIVIEGSRALSALDGAVRRRGLRSGAVEPPGDAAGAGGDGIVVDPARAVRELEKAGVPKMEAIKALAKAAGIPKRELYAMLQRDTGK, from the coding sequence ATGAGCGTCGGTAGCGGTGTGCTGTACCTCGTGGGGACCCCGATAGGCAACCTCGAAGACATGACCCCCCGCGCCGTGCGGGTGCTCGGGGAGGTTGACGTCATCGCCGCCGAGGATACGCGCCGCACCATGGCCCTGTGCAACCATTTCGGCATCCGCAAGAGGGTCATATCCTATCACGAGCACAACAAGGAGACCTCGGGCGAGCGGATCGTGTCGATGATCCTGTCGGGCGCCGCGGTCGCGCTGGTATCCGACGCGGGAATGCCGGGGTTCTCCGACCCCGGATGCGAGCTCGTGGACCGGTGCCACGACGCCGGGATAAAGGTGGTCCCCGTACCGGGTCCCAACGCGGCGGTGACGGCGCTGGTCTGTTCGGGCTTCCGCGCGCAGGGATTCGTGTTCGAGGGGTTTCTCCCGCGCCAGAGACGGCGCAGGCTCGAGGCACTCGAGCGATACGGCCGGGACCCGCGGGCAGTCGTGGTGTACGAGTCGCCCCAGCGGGTCGCCGCGACATTAAACGACATAGCCACGGCGCTCGGCGACCGCCAGCTCGTCGTGGCGCGCGAACTCACGAAGCTGCACGAGGAGATAATCCGGGCCCGGGCCGGCGAGGCTGCGTCGAGGGTCGGAACATCCCCCATTGGGGAATTCGTCATCGTTATCGAGGGCTCGCGGGCGCTTTCCGCGCTGGACGGCGCCGTCAGGCGCCGGGGCCTTCGCAGCGGCGCGGTGGAACCCCCCGGCGACGCCGCGGGGGCTGGCGGTGACGGCATCGTGGTGGACCCCGCGCGGGCGGTGCGGGAGCTCGAGAAGGCCGGGGTTCCGAAGATGGAAGCGATCAAGGCCCTGGCGAAAGCCGCGGGGATCCCGAAGCGGGAGTTATACGCCATGCTGCAACGGGACACGGGTAAATAG